In a single window of the Ignavibacteriales bacterium genome:
- a CDS encoding M20/M25/M40 family metallo-hydrolase has protein sequence MKYKISLLLIVSFISLHSQNKNQTDVPGLSSISKQSLMKTVSYLASKELAGRLSGSKGYNKAAYFIANEFSYLNLKPLGDENYFQKFKVEYNEINSPIKLNLVDEGIIKKEYKLGKDFVCRGFTGANHLTAPLAFVGYGLTKPGIGYDDYAGMDVKGKIVIAFKYNPKWRINDTSDWGEGSIRYKISNAAKHGAVALLLVSFPNDAKPQKTILSILEGEGEQKEDFPSLHIDIPVADEFLTGSGFSLKELETKIDSLKKPNSILLKTSAEVDVHSKYFKEQETMNLVGLLEGSDEKLKDEYLVIGAHLDHVGSQGGEIFAPGANDNASGSAAVLEIARTFIANNIKPKRSIIFVLFASEEIGLAGAKHFVDNPPVPLDKITAMINLDCVGYGDSIQVGNGLSSPQLWQLARRNDSLYTKMMVRTTWAGGGADATPFHQKKIPCAYFVTTNSYEHLHCLTDTPETLNKDLFERITKLAYLTAYEAACGIYKKEEVK, from the coding sequence ATGAAATATAAAATTTCTCTGTTGTTAATTGTATCGTTCATTAGCCTCCATTCACAAAATAAAAATCAAACAGACGTACCAGGTTTGTCGTCAATTTCCAAACAAAGTTTAATGAAAACAGTTAGCTATCTTGCTTCAAAAGAATTAGCGGGAAGATTATCCGGCAGCAAAGGTTATAATAAAGCGGCATATTTTATTGCGAACGAATTTTCTTACCTAAACCTTAAACCGCTTGGTGATGAAAATTATTTTCAAAAATTTAAAGTTGAATACAACGAAATTAATTCACCTATAAAACTTAATTTAGTTGATGAAGGAATAATCAAAAAAGAATATAAACTTGGGAAAGATTTTGTGTGCCGCGGATTTACAGGAGCAAATCACTTAACTGCTCCGCTGGCTTTTGTTGGTTATGGATTAACGAAACCCGGAATTGGTTATGATGATTATGCCGGTATGGATGTTAAAGGAAAAATAGTAATTGCCTTTAAATACAATCCCAAATGGAGAATTAATGATACATCAGATTGGGGTGAAGGATCAATCAGATACAAAATTTCTAACGCTGCTAAACATGGAGCTGTTGCTCTGCTACTGGTTTCATTTCCCAATGATGCAAAGCCACAAAAAACTATTTTAAGTATTCTTGAAGGTGAAGGGGAGCAGAAAGAGGATTTTCCATCTTTGCATATTGATATTCCGGTTGCAGATGAATTTCTTACCGGAAGCGGATTTTCGTTAAAAGAACTTGAAACAAAAATTGATTCGCTAAAAAAACCAAATTCAATTTTATTAAAAACTTCTGCTGAAGTTGATGTGCATTCAAAATATTTTAAAGAACAGGAAACGATGAACCTTGTTGGTTTACTTGAAGGATCGGATGAAAAACTGAAGGATGAATATCTTGTTATCGGCGCTCATTTAGATCATGTAGGTAGCCAAGGTGGGGAAATATTTGCTCCTGGAGCAAATGATAATGCTTCCGGCTCAGCCGCTGTTTTAGAAATTGCAAGAACTTTTATTGCAAATAATATAAAACCCAAACGCTCAATTATTTTTGTATTATTTGCAAGTGAGGAAATTGGATTAGCCGGCGCAAAGCATTTTGTAGATAATCCTCCAGTTCCGCTTGATAAAATTACAGCAATGATTAATCTTGATTGTGTCGGTTATGGAGACAGCATCCAGGTTGGTAATGGCTTGAGTTCGCCACAATTATGGCAGCTTGCAAGGAGAAACGATTCCCTTTACACAAAAATGATGGTTAGGACTACGTGGGCTGGCGGCGGCGCAGATGCAACACCGTTTCATCAGAAAAAAATTCCGTGCGCTTACTTTGTTACAACTAACAGCTACGAACATCTGCATTGTTTAACCGATACACCAGAAACTTTAAACAAGGATTTGTTTGAAAGAATAACAAAGCTGGCTTACTTAACTGCATATGAAGCAGCTTGTGGAATTTACAAAAAAGAGGAAGTAAAATAA
- a CDS encoding 4Fe-4S binding protein translates to MVRRQYPCVKVCEMEAIYINKNGNLQIDMDWCIGCDRCILACPLEACQVNKYYILFIEIVLCCAKSNGGYDECKYWDV, encoded by the coding sequence ATGGTCCGAAGACAATACCCTTGTGTAAAAGTTTGCGAAATGGAAGCAATTTATATCAACAAAAATGGAAACTTACAAATTGATATGGATTGGTGCATCGGTTGTGATAGATGCATCCTTGCCTGTCCACTTGAAGCCTGCCAGGTTAACAAATACTATATATTATTTATAGAAATTGTTTTGTGTTGTGCAAAATCAAATGGTGGATATGACGAATGCAAATATTGGGACGTGTAA
- a CDS encoding beta galactosidase jelly roll domain-containing protein, whose product MSFIKKILLLSIITFTSSQNLFARDWERILNLKGLWKFSIGDDKQWSLPNYKDKSWEEIKVPSPWEDQGFYGYDGYAWYRKHFFCPNDLKGKSIFLFLGYIDDVDEVYLNGTPIGASGSFPPEYNTAYSAFRKYYVPNYLIKFNSENVLAVRVYDAQLGGGIVNGDIGFYYQTNVLQADVVLEGMWKFKTGDENEWKGANYNDKEWSQIFVPANWESQGYENYDGFAWYRKKITLPENLKNKKLVLMLGKIDDLDEVFINGKMIGSTGRMQVQENKISVDQEYQKFRGYYIPENLLKTGDNIIAVRVYDGWIDGGIYEGPIGLITQDKYIKFWRSQKKSKSFWDFLFNR is encoded by the coding sequence ATGAGCTTCATAAAAAAAATATTGTTGTTAAGTATAATTACTTTCACGTCATCCCAAAATCTGTTTGCGCGCGATTGGGAGAGGATATTAAACCTAAAAGGTTTATGGAAATTCTCAATTGGGGATGATAAACAATGGTCTCTTCCAAATTACAAAGACAAGAGCTGGGAAGAAATTAAAGTTCCTTCTCCCTGGGAAGATCAAGGATTCTACGGATATGATGGATATGCCTGGTACCGCAAACATTTTTTCTGTCCAAATGATCTTAAAGGAAAAAGTATTTTCTTGTTTCTTGGTTATATAGATGATGTTGATGAAGTTTATTTAAATGGTACTCCAATTGGCGCTTCGGGATCTTTTCCCCCTGAATATAATACTGCATATAGTGCTTTTAGAAAATATTATGTTCCAAATTACCTTATTAAATTTAATAGCGAAAATGTTCTGGCAGTTAGAGTTTATGATGCGCAACTGGGTGGTGGAATTGTTAATGGTGATATTGGATTTTATTATCAAACCAATGTATTGCAAGCTGACGTTGTTTTGGAAGGAATGTGGAAGTTTAAAACCGGGGACGAGAATGAGTGGAAAGGAGCAAATTATAATGATAAGGAATGGTCACAGATATTTGTGCCTGCAAATTGGGAATCTCAAGGATATGAAAACTATGATGGTTTTGCCTGGTACAGAAAAAAAATCACTTTGCCCGAAAATCTTAAAAATAAAAAACTTGTACTAATGCTTGGTAAAATAGATGATTTAGATGAAGTATTCATAAATGGTAAAATGATTGGTTCAACAGGTCGAATGCAAGTTCAAGAGAATAAAATTTCTGTAGATCAGGAATATCAGAAGTTTAGAGGATATTATATTCCGGAAAATTTATTAAAAACTGGTGATAACATTATTGCTGTTAGAGTTTATGATGGCTGGATCGATGGGGGTATTTATGAGGGACCAATCGGACTTATTACACAGGATAAATACATTAAATTTTGGAGGAGCCAAAAAAAATCGAAATCATTTTGGGATTTTTTGTTTAACCGCTAA
- a CDS encoding HEAT repeat domain-containing protein, with protein MKQNMTTKFFLIAVALTAIYANAYSACDPISNKVDKTKAAIENLKLGIKSENNGLRRSSIYMVGKYKLSELKNELMEQLKKETFPSNRILIALSLYQIGEADGIDLVKTFAEKDNDQKVRRMCTAIYNEYLKVMGIVQISEVGK; from the coding sequence ATGAAACAAAATATGACGACCAAATTTTTTTTAATAGCAGTTGCATTAACCGCAATATATGCAAATGCTTATTCAGCCTGCGATCCCATATCAAATAAAGTTGATAAAACCAAAGCAGCAATTGAAAACTTAAAGCTGGGAATAAAATCTGAAAATAATGGTTTAAGAAGAAGCAGTATTTATATGGTTGGAAAATACAAATTGTCAGAATTAAAAAATGAGTTAATGGAGCAATTAAAAAAAGAAACATTCCCAAGCAATAGAATACTAATAGCCTTGTCTTTATATCAAATTGGAGAAGCTGATGGTATTGATTTGGTAAAAACTTTTGCTGAAAAAGATAATGATCAGAAAGTAAGAAGAATGTGTACGGCAATTTATAATGAATATTTAAAAGTAATGGGAATAGTTCAAATTTCTGAAGTAGGAAAATAA
- a CDS encoding response regulator transcription factor — protein MIKILIVEDETHMRMGLKDNLEFEGYEVDYAEDGEIAVNKILNNQFNLILLDVMLPKLSGFDVCKRIRKEGIKTPVILVTAKGEEIDKVLGLELGADDYVTKPFSLRELLARIKAILRRSEENVPEKKDVQVRIGKIEVNFTSYNADADGESVQMSHKEFEILHYLWENKNKTVSRDELLQKIWGYDESPTTRTVDNFILKLRQKIEIDSNNPKIILTVHGIGYKLLD, from the coding sequence ATGATAAAGATTTTAATTGTTGAAGATGAAACTCATATGAGAATGGGTTTGAAAGATAATCTTGAATTTGAAGGTTATGAAGTTGATTATGCTGAAGATGGTGAAATAGCGGTAAATAAAATTCTTAATAACCAGTTTAACTTAATCCTTCTTGATGTTATGCTTCCCAAACTTTCAGGTTTTGATGTATGTAAACGGATAAGAAAAGAAGGGATTAAGACTCCGGTAATTTTGGTTACTGCCAAAGGAGAAGAAATTGATAAAGTACTTGGACTTGAATTAGGAGCCGATGATTATGTTACAAAACCATTCAGCTTACGGGAACTACTGGCTAGAATTAAAGCCATCCTGCGAAGATCCGAAGAAAATGTGCCTGAGAAAAAAGACGTACAGGTAAGGATTGGAAAAATAGAAGTAAACTTTACTTCTTATAACGCCGACGCTGATGGCGAATCAGTTCAAATGTCTCACAAGGAATTTGAAATTCTCCATTACCTTTGGGAAAACAAAAACAAAACAGTTAGCCGTGATGAGCTTCTACAAAAAATTTGGGGATATGATGAATCCCCAACAACGCGCACTGTTGATAACTTCATTTTAAAACTCCGTCAGAAAATTGAGATTGATTCAAACAATCCCAAGATAATTTTAACTGTGCATGGAATTGGTTATAAATTGCTTGATTAA
- a CDS encoding HAMP domain-containing sensor histidine kinase, protein MNRKLSSLSNQKPITRIGLILFLIILLPALFFSIYELSSLSENEKVIQSIYNNQLDAILFSVNQYSEDIVGTWATKLNLALIDKQKNVSEFQKRIDEFLSLNTSINLIFFTDSIPNQDIDFFPTKAKKFSAFNVETAKKIIFANESKTRRLFTYKQGGYQKFETLQDSTVGNNSVIMFLLNAKYSKAKICVIIFDPNVFIRQILLPKLQNVSQQKFTITVFNNSNNRIIYSTEEIDINKIEQRKSLWLLPDYSLGITLKGETISGLVNARSQFNLALIVLLNIVLITGLWLAYKSIRKEIELAQIKSDFVSNVSHELRTPLALITMFAETLELERVKTEEKKKEYYKIISQEANRLSKIVNKILNFSKMEAGKIKYHLEETDLNNLVENIFNTYTYHLQSNGFVFSFQKEENLSPVKADKEALSEAIINLIDNAVKYSDTKKDITIKTGKEKESVYVEVQDCGIGISKEDQKRIFEKFYRVTSGNLHNTKGTGLGLSLVKYIVDVHKAKITVDSNPGKGSSFKISLPVKI, encoded by the coding sequence ATGAATAGAAAATTATCGTCTTTGTCTAATCAAAAACCAATTACCAGAATTGGATTAATACTTTTTTTAATAATATTGTTACCGGCGCTATTTTTTTCTATTTATGAACTTAGTTCTTTAAGTGAAAATGAAAAAGTAATACAATCAATTTATAACAACCAACTGGATGCAATTCTTTTTTCAGTAAACCAATATTCTGAAGATATAGTTGGCACCTGGGCAACAAAGTTAAACCTTGCTTTAATTGATAAACAAAAAAATGTTTCGGAATTCCAGAAACGAATCGATGAATTTTTAAGTTTAAATACATCAATCAACTTAATTTTTTTTACTGACAGTATTCCCAACCAGGACATAGATTTTTTCCCAACTAAAGCTAAAAAATTCTCAGCCTTTAATGTGGAGACTGCAAAGAAGATTATTTTTGCTAATGAAAGTAAAACCAGAAGATTATTCACCTATAAACAAGGAGGTTACCAAAAATTTGAAACCCTTCAGGATTCAACCGTAGGAAACAATTCCGTAATTATGTTCTTGTTAAATGCCAAATACAGCAAAGCTAAAATTTGTGTTATCATTTTCGATCCGAATGTTTTTATCAGGCAAATTCTTTTACCAAAACTACAAAATGTTTCGCAGCAAAAATTTACAATAACTGTATTTAATAATTCAAATAATAGAATTATATATTCCACAGAAGAAATTGATATTAATAAGATTGAACAAAGAAAATCCCTTTGGCTCCTTCCAGATTATAGCCTTGGTATTACACTAAAAGGGGAAACAATTAGTGGTCTGGTAAATGCAAGATCACAATTTAACCTGGCGTTAATTGTACTATTAAACATTGTTCTGATTACTGGTTTGTGGTTAGCATATAAAAGTATAAGAAAAGAAATTGAGCTGGCGCAGATAAAATCGGATTTCGTTTCTAATGTGTCTCACGAATTAAGAACCCCATTAGCTTTGATTACAATGTTTGCTGAAACATTGGAATTGGAGCGTGTAAAAACTGAAGAAAAAAAGAAAGAGTATTATAAGATCATCAGCCAGGAAGCTAACAGGTTAAGCAAGATTGTTAATAAGATTCTTAATTTTTCCAAAATGGAAGCGGGGAAAATAAAATATCATTTAGAGGAAACGGATCTTAACAATCTTGTGGAAAATATTTTTAATACATACACCTATCATCTTCAAAGCAATGGATTTGTTTTTTCATTTCAGAAAGAAGAAAATCTTTCACCTGTAAAAGCAGATAAAGAAGCTTTATCAGAAGCAATAATAAACTTAATTGATAATGCTGTAAAGTACAGTGACACAAAAAAAGATATAACTATAAAAACGGGTAAAGAAAAAGAATCAGTATATGTAGAAGTTCAGGATTGTGGAATTGGTATTTCTAAAGAAGATCAGAAAAGAATTTTTGAAAAATTCTACCGTGTTACTTCTGGAAATTTGCACAACACTAAAGGAACGGGATTGGGCTTATCATTAGTAAAGTACATTGTGGATGTGCATAAGGCTAAAATAACAGTGGATAGTAATCCTGGTAAAGGAAGCAGTTTTAAAATTTCATTACCAGTAAAAATTTAA